In Leuconostoc kimchii IMSNU 11154, the DNA window CGGTTGGTGTTTTTCCACCAAAGGGACAGGGACGTTTACCAGGTATCGACGGTAATGCTAAAATGTCTAAATCACTAGGTAACGGTATTTATATTTCTGATGATACAGATACAATGGCTAAAAAAATCAAATCAATGTATACAGATCCGCTGCACATTAACATCGCGGATCCTGGACATATAGAAGGAAACGTGGTGTTTACCTACTTGGATATCTTTGATCCTGATAAACAACGTGTACAGGACTTGAAAGATCATTATACAGCAGGTGGATTAGGGGACATGAAGCTTAAAAAGCACTTGATTGACGTGATGGAAGCGGAAATGGCACCTATTCGTCAACGACGTGAAGCTTATGCGCAGGATATACCTGCGGTTCTTCGTATGTTAGAAGAAGGTTCTAGGCGAGCTAACGTGGTTGCTGAATCAACTATGAAAGATGTCCGTCATGCAATGGGCATTGATTATTTCGGATAATATAAGTAAAAGGCAATAACTCTTTTGAGTTATTGCCTTTTACTTATTCGCCTGTTGTATTGTCAATATTTGTTTCCTCATCACTTGTTAAAGATGAGGATGTTGTGCTTGCACTATTATCGCCAACGGGACGTAACGAGGTTGCGATGGCTGAAAGTTCAGTTGGTATTTTACCACCATACGGTAAACCAGTTTTTTTAGATTTTAATCCCAAAGCTTTTCGCGCCAAATTTGTTGTACGTTGTTTCTCTTTTTGAGGAATGACTTCATAAGATACATTATTACCTTCAGAGTCAGGATAACTTGTGCCAATACCTTGCATGTGCTCAGTAACAATATTATTTTTGGCGTCGATATACTTACTTGCTAATGTTGTTAAATCACCAAATGTTAAGTCTGTACGAACATTTTTAGAAATCGTAGACATGAATTTTTCATTCAACAGCGTAGAAACACTCGCTGATTTTTTAATAAGGCCCTCTAAAACAATGCGTTGTCGTTTCTGGCGACCGTAATCACCATCGGGGTCATCATAACGCATACGTGAAAATGCTAAAGCAGCATCGCCATTCATACGTGTTTTTGATGCTGACCAAGTTTGACCATTGTCGTCAGAATGTTCATATTTGTTACTGTTTTTGTGAAAACGATAAAGGTTAGGACCATAATCATGAGCTGTTTCCTGACTGTAGGTAAAGTCAATTGGTGAATCGACTGAGATACCACCGACCTGATCAACCATATTTGCTAGACCGCCCATATTGACTAAGGCATAGTAGTCTATTGGAATATTTAGAAAAGCTTCAACGGTCTTGATAGAGGTAGCAGTTGAACCATATGCGTAAGCAGCATTGAGTTTTTGTGGGAAGGTATCCTCGTAACCAACAATTGATACCATGGCATCACGAGGTAATGAAATCATTGTGGTTTTTTTTGTTTTGGGGTTAATAAGAAGCAACATCATCGAGTCTGTCCGACCACGATAGGTACGTCCTAGTTCGCCCGTGTCTGTCCCATAAAGCAAGACGGATATTGGTCGTCCACTTTTAATAATATTAGACACATTACGAGATTTTGTTAGTCCGGCACCGGCATATGACTTATCAATAACGCCTTTTGTATTATTAATTGTACGCCAAACAAAGAAACTGCCAATAATTGTAACAATTGCAATGATAAAAAAAATTGTGTTACGTAATTTGTGATTAGGACTCTGGTAACGTTTTGAACGTGACTCTGGTTTAGAAGCCATTAGGGTAGCTCTCCTGATGTTTAATGATGGTAGATGTTATACAGATACAAGTATACATAGGTGGCATAAAATCAATTATTAACACTATAATTGATAGAGATAAAGACAATATTAAATTATAACTGATATTAGTAGATTTAAAAGAAACTAATGTATATAATGTTACAATTATTGTGATGAATAAACAAGAGAGTTAAGAAAATGTTAATCCAGCCTGATAAATTAAGAAAAGTACTCATACTAATTTTTAGTCTACTATTTGTATTTCTAGCGATTCAAGTGAGATTTGATATGTTGTTTATACATGTCATTGATAACGGCGCTACGTTAATCATACAAAATTTAATGCCGCGGCATTTACAGTGGTGGATTACTTTTGGTGCTTCATTTGCTCACTATTGGATTGCTTTGCCAATTATGGGTATTTTAGCGAGTTTACTTTATTTGATGAATTACAAAATTGCTATGTGGTGGTTACAAATTTTTGCGATATGTGAAGTAGTTATTGTACCACGTCTCATTAGTGATCAACGTGTTCGTCTATTCATGACGGTATGCGCTGTGATGTTATGGATGGCGATGTTGGTTGCATGTATACAAAAGTATAATATACCACTATCAAGTGGTTTAGGTTCGTTATTTTTTGGTTATTTTTGGTGGCAATTCAGTGAGGAACAGTACCGAAAACGTGCCAATCACTGGCGACGTGTATTAGAAATTGACACACTTATTTAAAAATGATATGATATTCAAGTTATCAAAGAGGTTGCAACCAACATAAATCGCGTAAATGAGCCTGCCATGGGCGTTGAGGTTACGTTAAAGGGGCGGTTGCCGAAATAACATTCTTGGCAAAATGTTATTGGGCTAATAATTAATAGTTGTTAGACTGTCACGGCAGCGTGGTGTGCTTTGAAAAGTTGATGATATAATGACTTTTTAAACCTCTTTCTATGTGTTAGAAAGGGGCTTTTTATTTGCCCCGACCAGGGAGAATTTTTCATGAGTGAACAAAATAATAGTATGAAACGTAATCTAAAAACGCGCCATGTATCAATGATAGCTCTTGGTGGTTCAATTGGTACTGGATTATTTGTTGCATCAGGTGCAACCGTTGCACAAGCAGGACCATTTGGAGCCATCGTGGCTTATTTGGCTATTGGTGTTATGGTGTATTTTCTAATGACAAGTTTGGGTGAAATGGCGACTTATTCACCAACTTCAGGTTCGTTTTCTGACTATGCAGGGAAATATGTCGATCCAGCTCTAGGATTTGCTATGGGATGGAACTATTGGTTTAATTGGGCAATTACGTTAGCAGTTGATATTGTGGCAGTTGGTTTAGTTGCCGAATTTTGGTTTCCAGATACACCGGGGTGGATTTTCTCTGCTGTCGCTTTGCTCTTTATTTTTTTAATTAACTTATTTTCTGTAGGTGCATTTGGGGAAGCTGAATTTTGGCTTTCAATGATTAAAGTCGTCACAATTATTGCTTTCTTAGTTGTTGGATTAGCTACAATATTGGGTGTCATTCATTCTGATGTTGATGTCATTAAGAATCTATCAGTAGGTAATCATGGTTTTGTTGGTGGACCTCAAGCTATTTTATCAGTCTTTGTTGTTGCTGGTTTTTCATTTCAAGGCACAGAATTAATTGGTATTACTGCAGGTGAAGCACAAAATCCGGATAAATCCGTACCAAAGGCTATCAATCAAGTATTCTGGCGTATTTTATTGTTTTATATCTTAGCCATTTTTGTTATTTCAGCATTAGTGTATTATCAAGATCCGCGTTTATTAAGTTCATCAACAGAAAATGTTGCTGTATCACCGTTTACAATTGTCTTTAAGAACGCCGGTATCGCTTTTGCAGC includes these proteins:
- a CDS encoding LCP family protein; amino-acid sequence: MASKPESRSKRYQSPNHKLRNTIFFIIAIVTIIGSFFVWRTINNTKGVIDKSYAGAGLTKSRNVSNIIKSGRPISVLLYGTDTGELGRTYRGRTDSMMLLLINPKTKKTTMISLPRDAMVSIVGYEDTFPQKLNAAYAYGSTATSIKTVEAFLNIPIDYYALVNMGGLANMVDQVGGISVDSPIDFTYSQETAHDYGPNLYRFHKNSNKYEHSDDNGQTWSASKTRMNGDAALAFSRMRYDDPDGDYGRQKRQRIVLEGLIKKSASVSTLLNEKFMSTISKNVRTDLTFGDLTTLASKYIDAKNNIVTEHMQGIGTSYPDSEGNNVSYEVIPQKEKQRTTNLARKALGLKSKKTGLPYGGKIPTELSAIATSLRPVGDNSASTTSSSLTSDEETNIDNTTGE
- a CDS encoding phospholipid phosphatase; this translates as MLFIHVIDNGATLIIQNLMPRHLQWWITFGASFAHYWIALPIMGILASLLYLMNYKIAMWWLQIFAICEVVIVPRLISDQRVRLFMTVCAVMLWMAMLVACIQKYNIPLSSGLGSLFFGYFWWQFSEEQYRKRANHWRRVLEIDTLI
- a CDS encoding amino acid permease; protein product: MSEQNNSMKRNLKTRHVSMIALGGSIGTGLFVASGATVAQAGPFGAIVAYLAIGVMVYFLMTSLGEMATYSPTSGSFSDYAGKYVDPALGFAMGWNYWFNWAITLAVDIVAVGLVAEFWFPDTPGWIFSAVALLFIFLINLFSVGAFGEAEFWLSMIKVVTIIAFLVVGLATILGVIHSDVDVIKNLSVGNHGFVGGPQAILSVFVVAGFSFQGTELIGITAGEAQNPDKSVPKAINQVFWRILLFYILAIFVISALVYYQDPRLLSSSTENVAVSPFTIVFKNAGIAFAASLMNAVILTSIVSSANSGSYASTRMLYAMARKGEAPKIFAKVSKRGVPVAALILTTAIGLLAFIANTKGGAVAYTWLVNASGLTGFIAWVGIAISHYRFRRAYLAQGKQLSDLKYKAKWFPFGPIFALIISIGVIIGQDPASFTKLNWEKIGVTYLSVPLFVILYVGYKLRYKTKKIKLEDVDLTQNR